The Methanocaldococcus jannaschii DSM 2661 genome has a segment encoding these proteins:
- a CDS encoding glycosyltransferase family 4 protein, translating into MRKIKLIIFPGYYIPHIGGLETHVDEFTKHLSEDENYDIYIFAPNIPKYKEFEIRHNNVKVYRYPAFEIIPNYPVPNIFNIKFWRMFFNLYKIDFDIVMTRTRFFSNTLLGFIFAKLRFKKKKLIHVEHGSAFVKLESEFKNKLSYFYDKTIGKLIFKKADYVVAISKAVKNFILENFVNDKDIPIIYRGLEIEKIESIGEDKKIKEKFKNKIKLCFVGRLYKWKGVENIIKAYVDLPKDLKEKIILIVVGYGEDLERLKKLAGNYLNNGIYFTGKVDFEKAIAIVKASDIYIHSSYKGGGLSSSLLQAMCCGKAIVASPYEGADEVVIDGYNGILLKDNSPEEIKRGIIKLIENNNLRKIYGENAKNFIKENFNWKKSVKEYKKIFERLVN; encoded by the coding sequence ATGAGAAAAATAAAATTAATTATCTTTCCAGGATATTATATTCCACATATTGGTGGATTAGAAACTCATGTAGATGAATTTACTAAACATCTTTCAGAAGATGAAAATTACGATATTTATATATTTGCACCAAACATTCCAAAGTATAAGGAATTTGAAATAAGACATAACAATGTCAAAGTTTATAGATATCCAGCATTTGAAATTATTCCAAATTATCCAGTTCCAAATATTTTCAATATAAAATTTTGGAGAATGTTTTTTAATTTATATAAAATTGATTTTGATATTGTAATGACAAGGACAAGGTTTTTTTCAAATACTTTATTAGGATTTATTTTCGCAAAATTGAGATTTAAAAAGAAGAAGTTAATTCATGTCGAGCATGGTAGTGCATTTGTTAAGTTGGAGAGTGAATTTAAAAATAAGTTATCTTATTTCTATGATAAAACCATTGGAAAATTAATATTTAAAAAGGCAGATTATGTTGTAGCAATATCTAAGGCAGTTAAAAACTTCATATTAGAGAATTTTGTTAATGACAAAGATATTCCAATAATCTATAGGGGTTTAGAAATTGAAAAAATTGAGAGTATTGGAGAAGATAAAAAAATCAAGGAAAAATTTAAAAATAAAATAAAACTATGTTTTGTTGGGAGGTTATATAAGTGGAAAGGGGTTGAAAATATTATAAAAGCTTATGTTGATTTGCCAAAAGATTTAAAAGAAAAAATAATTTTAATTGTTGTTGGATATGGAGAGGATTTAGAGAGGTTAAAAAAATTGGCTGGTAATTATTTAAATAATGGCATTTATTTCACTGGAAAAGTTGATTTTGAGAAAGCAATTGCAATTGTGAAGGCATCTGATATTTATATTCACTCTTCATACAAAGGAGGGGGCTTATCAAGCTCTTTACTGCAAGCGATGTGTTGCGGCAAAGCGATAGTTGCAAGTCCCTATGAGGGGGCTGACGAAGTAGTTATAGATGGATATAATGGCATTTTATTGAAAGACAATTCTCCAGAAGAGATTAAAAGAGGAATTATTAAATTAATAGAAAACAACAATTTAAGGAAAATTTATGGTGAAAATGCAAAAAATTTTATAAAAGAGAATTTTAACTGGAAGAAGTCAGTTAAGGAATATAAAAAGATTTTTGAGAGATTAGTTAATTAG